In Verrucomicrobiota bacterium, the DNA window AAGCCGTAACGATTTTTGTAGTGGGATTCACCATTATGTCCGTGGTCAACGTGCTTATGTTACAAGGTGCTGGAAGTTGGGCGATCTCCTGGTCCGAATTTACCCAAGGATTGAAATTTCAAATACCGCCTAAAGTGGAAGGAATCTATCCACTGGCCACGGCTTTGGCTGCGTTTGGTATTATCGGCATGGCTGCCGGTGAATTGATTTTCTATCCTTATTGGTGCCTCGAAAAAGGGTATGCCAAGTTTGTTGGGCCGAGGGAAGACGGTTCATCTTGGGAAATTAGAGCTCATGGGTGGATACGTGTCATGAAATGGGATGCCTGGTGCTCGATGGTCATATACACCATTTCCACAGTCGCTTTCTATCTCCTTGGTGCAGCTGTTTTGGGAAGAGCTGGGTTACATCCAGAAGGCATGGATATGATCCGTACTCTTTCGGCTATGTATGAGCCCGTATTTGGAGAATGGGCGGTGGGTCTATTTTTGATTGGAGCGGTTATGGTCCTTTACTCCACTTTTTTCGTTAATAACGCCAGTAGCGCTTATGTGTGGTCTGACGCGGTGTTTCAAATCCGAGGAGGCAGCAAGAGTGGCAAGAATCGCTATTCTTTGCATAAGTTTTTCTGCGTGGCACTGCCTTTGGTGTCTTTTGTGCTCTTTTACTTCATCCCCAAGCCCAAGGCCTGGATCATTTTTGCGGGCATGATGCAGACGCTCATGCTACCGCTGCTTGGTTATGCCGCCATTCGTTTTCGTTTTGATGTTGGGAGTAGATCTTTCCGAATCCGTAAGTTTGGAGATATAATGATATTCGTATCAGCTTTTGGCTTGTGCGTTGCAGGCGGTTGGTTGTTGTTGACTTTGTTGTTCCCTGAGATTCGTGAATTGGGCTGAGTAAAACGATGCTTACTTCTGCTGTTACTTTCTATCTACCATCGAAATACTCTAAGAGCAATCGCGGGATAAACCCGCTCCTACAGCATAAATAAAACTGTAGGAGGGGCTTTATTTCCCGATCCTCGAACTATGTCCAATCCCATGACAAGATACCTATTCAAAATCGTAATCCCGATCTCTTTGCTGCTTTTGTCCGCCTGCACTTCTCAGGCTGAAAACGAAAAGCCCAACATCATCTTCTTTTTCACGGATGATCAGGCCTACGACACTTTGGGTTCCTATGGGAATCCCGATGTCAAAACTCACAACATCGACAAGCTTGGCAGTCAGGGCGTAATCTTTGATCGTCACTATGATACAACAGCCATTTGCATGGCCAGTCGGGCCAACGTGATGACTGGTTTGTATGAGTACAAGTCTGGCACGAACTTCATGCATGGTCCCATGTCTAATGCCATTTGGAATCAGTCATTTCCCAAGCTGCTGAAGCAAGCCGGTTATCGAACTGGGTTTGGAGGGAAATTCGGTTTTCCTGTTGTTTCTGATCCAACTAAAGGAGGAAACGAAAACAAATGGGAAAATATTCCCGATGAGGATTTTGACTTTTGGGTGGGTGGCCTGGGACAAACATCCTACGACACTGCGAAGAACGAATATCTCGCACGTTTTGCCGAGAAGTATCCGCACAGTTCAAGAGCTTATGGAGCAGCGGGACAGGAGTTCATCAAGGATTCTGTAAAGGACGGCCAACCCTTTAGCCTAAGCATTTTCTTTAAAGCTCCTCATAAGCCAGCTCAACCCGATCCATTCTTTGATGATGTGTATCGAAAAACCGTATTTAGAAAGCTCCCCAATTACGGCAGAGAGGCCGGTGAACATCTGGCCCACCAGAGTCGGATGGGAAGGCAGTTCGGCCGATTTACTGTATGGAATTACGACACGGATGCAGGTTACCAAAAAGAACTAAGGCTCTATAACCAGCAAATCTACGGTGTGGATTATGCCATCGGTATGATCGTGGAAGAACTGGAACGTCAGGGTATTTCCGACAACACCGTTATCATCTTTACTTCGGACAATGGGTTCTTCAACGGGTCGCATGGTATGGGAAGCAAGGTATTACCCTACGAAGAAGGTGCCCGGGTTCCGCTTATCATTTACGATCCACGATCCAAATCCGCAGGCAAGGGTCGCCGGGTCTCAGCTGTTACGGGCAACGTGGATATGGCCGCAACCATTTTGGATCTGGCAGGAGTTGTTGCTCCCAGGAACATAGACGGCAAGAGTTTGCTTCCGATCATTCAAAATAAGGTTTCATCGGTTCGAGAGGCGTTACCTGTTTTCAATGTGTGGGGAACTCAGGGAACAACCTGCATGACCATTGTGACCGAAACCCATAAATACATTTACTGGCCATACGGTGATGAATTTGAACCAGGTGAGGAATTATTTGATCTCAAGAACGATCCCTACGAATTGAAAAATGTGATTAGCGA includes these proteins:
- a CDS encoding Nramp family divalent metal transporter, which encodes MSQSETVIREAPKKLGGILKELGPGLIIAGSVVGSGELIATTVAGAEAGFYLLWVILIGCFIKVFVQLEIGKFTILTGKTTLSSLGQLKGWKPFGLHWIAWFAMLVFLGSIGQMGGVVGGVGQALTLSVPITEKGKAYNEASDASVKAQLAEVEGIKVSGTAIDPGDMPDSGPDTYIWAFIISIGTAVILYLGKYRFIEKAVTIFVVGFTIMSVVNVLMLQGAGSWAISWSEFTQGLKFQIPPKVEGIYPLATALAAFGIIGMAAGELIFYPYWCLEKGYAKFVGPREDGSSWEIRAHGWIRVMKWDAWCSMVIYTISTVAFYLLGAAVLGRAGLHPEGMDMIRTLSAMYEPVFGEWAVGLFLIGAVMVLYSTFFVNNASSAYVWSDAVFQIRGGSKSGKNRYSLHKFFCVALPLVSFVLFYFIPKPKAWIIFAGMMQTLMLPLLGYAAIRFRFDVGSRSFRIRKFGDIMIFVSAFGLCVAGGWLLLTLLFPEIRELG
- a CDS encoding sulfatase; its protein translation is MTRYLFKIVIPISLLLLSACTSQAENEKPNIIFFFTDDQAYDTLGSYGNPDVKTHNIDKLGSQGVIFDRHYDTTAICMASRANVMTGLYEYKSGTNFMHGPMSNAIWNQSFPKLLKQAGYRTGFGGKFGFPVVSDPTKGGNENKWENIPDEDFDFWVGGLGQTSYDTAKNEYLARFAEKYPHSSRAYGAAGQEFIKDSVKDGQPFSLSIFFKAPHKPAQPDPFFDDVYRKTVFRKLPNYGREAGEHLAHQSRMGRQFGRFTVWNYDTDAGYQKELRLYNQQIYGVDYAIGMIVEELERQGISDNTVIIFTSDNGFFNGSHGMGSKVLPYEEGARVPLIIYDPRSKSAGKGRRVSAVTGNVDMAATILDLAGVVAPRNIDGKSLLPIIQNKVSSVREALPVFNVWGTQGTTCMTIVTETHKYIYWPYGDEFEPGEELFDLKNDPYELKNVISDKAQAKTLKAMRTEYRNQLTRWKDQAVPYNNYQQFGTILDPSVPWSDKKDLFPKGFSSGMRYYTEEIAN